From Coriobacteriia bacterium:
ACGCGCTGCAAGCTCTGCGCGGCATCGAGGGAGGCAGCTGTTCGTCAAACGTGGCGCAATCGTTCCTTCTGCTGAGTTCTCTTCGGAGATACTCATCGTGAAATCCGGTGTTATCGCCACGGTTTTATTGACGGAGAGTGGAAAGACTCAAGGATGCTTTCTTGGGCATAGAGGATACGTCGTCAACATAATTCGGGTTGCGGGGTCCACCGAGCGATATTCTGCCGGATACACCGATTCTCATTTCGGATACGTCTTCACAGACGCCCATCTCTGCGCTATTCAGCTAGAGATTGTGCGGGAGTGCTTTCGCGAAGACTCTGACTTTGCATGGAAGATACTGATCGAGCTCACCAACCGCAGCAAGGACTTCCTAGAAAGTCTTACTTTAGTATCCGAGATGTCCGGAGCCGAGAAGGTCGCTTGGCTTCTCGATGAGCTTGAAGGAGCAGGCGTCGACCTGACGGCCGTTACGCACGAGACGATTGGGCGTGTCCTCAACATGAACCGCGTGAGCGTCTCGCGCGTCATGGCATCGGCGCTGGAAGAGCGTTCGCGGCGCTGAGGTTTCATCAGCGCATCCTGGCAACGTGGTGCCTAGCTTTCCATAACCGATTCGCTTGTAACATGCGTTACCAAGGGGCTCTGCCCGTAACACAGGTTACAGACGAGGCTCGCAGCGCCCCCATAGACTCTTCTCATCGTCAGCTACGAGAAGTAGAGAAGGGGGAGGTCTAATGTCCGAGGAGAGTTTTGTCTACACTGCGTGTCCTGGGTGGGGTGACCACGAGTATTGCGCACTGAAGACGGTCGTCAAGGACGGCAAGATCATCCGCACGGAGCCCGCTGATTACACGGGCTGCGAGTGCAAGGAAGGTTTCATCTGCCAGAAGGGCGTCATGTCCTGGCGTCAGGTGTACAACGAGAAGCGCCTTACGGTGCCGCCGTGGCATTCGCCGGTCACGCACAAGCAATCCTTGGCACGGTGGGATGGCGCATGTACCAGCTCTCGATGCCTTGGATGCTTGCAAGCGATGTGTCCTCCGCCTCAGAGCGTGAGCTGCTGGATGTACACGTCGTTACGGAGCTCCTTGGCGTGCTTGGGGTCGACCTGCCCGTCGTGGGCCATCTCCTTCACGTATTCGAGCTCGCGGGAAAGCGCCTGGGCCTGGACGTCCTCCACCGCATCGTAGACGTCACGCAGGGCGCGAAAATGCGCGGTGAGGATTGATGGGTCTTCGGCCTCCTCGTCACCGTCGTAGAAACCGGATTCCCTGAGCTCGGAGTCGAGCTCCTCGATGCGCTCGTATTGCTCGTCGCATTGCGCTATCACCTGTCGGGCCTGCGCGGCCACGTCGGCGGAGGCGCGCTTGGCGATGTCTGCGAGCTGGTCGGCGTAGCGCTTCATCACGATGACCGTGGCCGGTTCGTCAACATCGCCGTTTACGGCTGCCATCTGCGCCGATGCCTCCCCGGTGACCGATCCCGTCTGGTGGGCATCGGCCCTTATGGATTCGATGACCCGCATGAGTAGGCGCGCTTCGGCATCCACCTGCCTTTTCGTGCGGCGCGAATCGGCCTTGTGCGGTACCAGCGCCGGCACGGCGAAGTTCGCCAGCAAGAGCGTGCACAGGATGACGCCGGAAGCGATGGACGCGAGCATGGTGTGGACCGGGAGCGCCCCGGATGCCGGTAGCGTGACGGGCACTGTCAGGATGAGCGAGAGCGTGATGCCGCCCTTGGGGCCCGCGAAGGCCGTGGCCAGTGCACTGCGAAAGTGCTCGCCGTCGAGCAAGGTGCGCACGGGCTGCCTGCGGGCGAGGCAGTGCACGACGTCCATCCCCGCGATCCAGCAGAAGCGTACGATTTCCAGAATTAGCGTGAGGACGATGACGACGCCGAACATGAGCCACGGATCGCCGAAGCCGCCGTCGGCAGCCGGCGCGATGAAGCGGGGCAGCTGCATGCCCAGCAAGACGAAGATGATGCCGTTGAGGATGAAGCCGAGCGTATCCCAGACGCCCTTGGCCTGCATGCGCTGGCGCGCGGTCTGGGGCGTGTGACGATGGGGGAGAAGCGACATGACCATGCCCGCCATGACCACGGCGATGACGGCGCCGATGTGGATCTGGTGGCAGATGAGGTAGATCACGAAGGGCAAGAGCAGCTCGAGAGTCACGTGCAGGTTGGGGCTGTCGATGCCGCGACGGCGGATGAACTCCAGCAACAGCCATGCCGCGAAGCCCAGGATGACGCCTCCGAAAAGTCCGCCGAAGAGCTCCAGGGCGAGCTCCTCGCCGGCGTGCGCCAGGGAAAGCGCCCCCGTGAGGGCAAATCCGATGGCGGTCTTGAACACCACCGTACCGGTCACGTCGTTGAAGAACGCCTCGCCCATCAAAAGCGTCTCGTGGCGCTTGCCGAAGCGGAAGTCCTTGGAGAGCTCCGTGACGGCCACCGCGTCGGTCGATCCCATGGCGGCGCCAAAGGCGATGGCGGCGGCCAATGGGATGGCGGGAAGCAGCGCGTGCAGCGCGAAGCCCACGGCGACGACGGTGACGAGCACGAGTCCCACGGCAAGCGAGAAGATGCCCCAGCGGCTCTTCCAGAGGGCGCCGGAATCGGCATGGCGCGACTCGTTGAAGTGCAGCGGGGCGATGAACAGGATGAGCAGCAGCTCGGCATCCAGCCCGGTGTCGAAGGAGCCCGTGACGAAGACGGCGATGACGGCACCGAGCGCAATCTGCACGAGGGGAAGCGACAACGCGGGCAGGAAGCGCCCGATGATGCTGGAGACCACCACGGCCGCCAGCAGGAACAGCACGAGTTGCAGCGCTTCCATCCGTGTCCTCCTTCGTAGGTTTTCAGAGCATTGTAGCGCGATGAGTTAGTGGGGAAGCCGACGGATAATGAGAAGCGCTCTTTAATATGTATGTATTATAATACATACAACAACATTAGACCGAGGAGCTGCCAGTGGGTACTCGCGATGTCATAAAGAAGTTACAAGACTACACGCATCTCGCGTGGGACGAGAAAGCCGTCACAAGTGGCACGGGTGGCACGTTCCTCAAGTCGCGTACCAAATCGAGTAGGGGAAACATCTACTATAAGCTTTCCTGCTATGACCGACATCAGGGTATTTACGGACACGAATCCGTGAACGAGCTCATCGCGAGCCGTCTGCTCGATAATCTCGGCATTTCCCATATCCCCTATAAGCTCGTACATGCACTTGTCATGGTGAAGGGGCAGACGCACGAGACGTGGCTCAGCGAGTCGAGGGACTATCGTCGTCCCCACGAGCGACGCCAGGCCCTTGACACCTATATCGACCTGAATGCCCGGGGTGATGAGTCGCCACTCGAATTTTGCACGAAACGGGGATGGACGGATGCGATTAACGCGATGATGGCGTTCGATTATCTCATCATCAATCGCGATCGCCATGGCGCGAACATCGAGGTTATCTTGCGTGACGGGACGGTCGAGCTTGCGCCACTTTTTGACCATGGCGTCTCCTTCGCGTTTTCGTGTTACGACGACGAAGAGCGGATACGTACGTTCGATCCGATGGCTGACAGAAACGCAAACAACTACATCGGATCGCGTTCGCTCGAGCGCAATCTCGAACTTGTCCCGTCAGGCACGCTACAAGGCAGCGTGCTCTCTGATGGGGGTGCATCCCTTTTCCGGGGACTCGAAGATGCGATGCCCGACTGCCTTCGGGAAAAGATATGGGAGATCGTCAGCACGCGCTGGCAGCATCTTGCAGACCTTGGCATAGCAAAGGAGCGTGGTGACCAATGACGGTCGAATACTTTGCCATACGGGACAGCGCGCGCAGAAAGGCCTCGCCGTGCGCGTTCATGCGTCACGCCGATGATATAGGCTTCGAGATTGATATCGATTCAGACGTTTCCGTGGATGAAGTGCCGGCGTTCTTCGTTCCGTTTGTCGAGAAGGAGGAGCGCTATATCGGTGCGGACCTAGCCCTTCGTTGGGTACGTGAGCGTGTGCCACCTCCGGGAAGGCAAAACCTGGGCGAGATTCTGGATGCCCATGGGCTTAGCGAATACAGCGAGCTTGCGCTGCTGCGGGCAGGACGTGGGGAGAGCTCTCAGGATAGTTTCGTCGTCGAGGAAATAGACGAGGCAAGCTACGAGTCAGGCCGCGTTGATCGAACGATGCAGCGCCGGCAGAAGCTCGGCCAGGAGATCAAAGCACGGCGCATGGGTCTGGGCATGTCCCAGCGCGAACTTGCGGATGCCATCGGCATCGACCAGCCGGCATTGAGTCGGATTGAGGCGGGCAAGGCCAATGTGACCTTCGACTTGCTGGCTGATATCGATGAGGTGCTTTCCGGGGATAGTCGGCCGATACTGAGTCTTACTAGACGCGCGTTGTGGAATGCGGAACGCAGAGAATTGCATGGGCTCATCAAGCGAAGCGCGCCATCGCTTGCCCAGGTATATAAGCGGCTGATTGACGAGCTTGAGGTGTATTTTGAAGATGCGGCATCGGCGAATGTGGATGCGCGGATTATCTCGTGGTGTTTCGAGGAGCTTGGCTCCACAATCGCGGGACTAGAGAAGGAAGCGCCTGCATTCGAGGGATGCATGAGCCAACTCATTGTCCTTGAGGACACTCTGAAGGATGCGCTCGAGAAGCTTCTCGATGCAAACGAGGAGCTCTTCGAGTTGACCAGGAGAGCCAATCGTGTCGATGCCAAAGGCAAGTACGTGGCTCCAGGGCAAGACGATTTCAGCACGTTTCTTGCGTTGTTTGAGGCTAGCGACATGCAAGATGCGGTGATGCACGTGTTAAGGAATCCGTACTGGTTAGATGCATTGAGCGATGCAGGGTTAACCGAGCACCGCACCGACCTTGGGGCAGGCAGTGAGTTCGGCACGCAGCTTCGCGTTTGGCGGACCGGAGGAGCAACATGCCATGCTCGAGTCCGAGGGCGTGGATTTCGACGATGACGGCCGTGTGATGATGGAGAAATGCCAGTGGGATGATTGCGGCGTCGATTGGGAGACGGAGCTGGTGCAGTGGCCACTTCACGATTGCGAGAGTTGCGATGAGCCGAGGAAAGATTGCAAGAGGACACTGGCTTAAAGCTGCCGTAGTCTCAATTACTCCTCTTTCACCTCCACCATCGCATATTCCACCCGCTGCTTGGCCTCTGCCTTGCGGCGATACGCCGTCGAGCGTGACACGCCAAGGGCCTCGGCGATTGTCTCGGCTGCCGTTCTGACGAGCCAGTCGTCGGTCTCCGATTCGCTCATGCCGGCAATTGCGCTGTCGGCAGGCGCTTGCTTTCTCTTGCGACCGGCGCCGCGCTTGTAGGCATCGCGGTCGTACTCGAAGACGAGCTCGCCGCCGGCGGGAGGGTCGGGAAGTGTGACGGTGATGCCCATCGCGCCCAGGTCACGGGCCAGTGTCTGTATGGCAGATGTCTCTTTATCGCCAATCTTCCCTGACAGGGGAATGATTACTCTTACCAGGCTCATGCGTGTCCCTCATTTCGCGTGGATGATCTCATTGTATCCCAAAATTAAATATGACATATACGGATTGTGTTGCTATAATAGAACAAATGTTCGTATACGAGCAGAGAAGCATCTGCTCCTTGAAATCTGAACACCGGGTCGCTCGTCGCGAAAGCGGCTGGTGATATGGGTAGGTGCAAGCGTATCTCGCTAGGCAGAAAGCAGGTACGCGTATGGATATGGAGTTTCTGGTCGCCTTGTTGCAGCTGTATGCCTCGATTGCCGCTCTGCTCGTGGCGGTCGTGGTAGGCACAAGGCAGATGAAATGAAATAACCACCCACAATGTGAGTGGCTATCTCGCTCAAGTAACTGATAGGAATACTTGAGATACGCGCACCGTTGCAGCGGTGAGTGCCTACCCATCCTATCATACTGCGTGGTTAAAGTCCATGGTCAGAACAGCTTCTCACTTCCCGTACGCCCCGTTGTCGTGCTTCGTCGCCGTCACTATCGAGAAGTGAAAGATCGGCTTGTCCACGCGGCGGATGCCGACGCGCATGTGCGGCATGCCAGCAGGCAGAAGATGATGCTCGTCTTGGTCAGCAGATGCTCTTTGCTATCGAGCGCGAGCATGATCTCGCCACCGAGGTTGTAAGAGTCATTCAGATGCGATGACCCTTCATGGCATTTACAATGATGCCAAAGTCCGCGTCTCAAGGAGAACCGTTCGTGCTCATTCGCGAGGAACATGGCGACAGACGGCGTCACCTGCCCCTGCTCCTGCTTGCCGATGAGCAGGAAAGCATGGTCGATCGCTATCTCGACGAAGGCACGATGTACGTCCTGGAGGTCGACGGCGTCGTGGTGGGCGAGTGCGTTGTGAACGATGTGGGCAACGGCGTGCTGGAGATCAAGAACATCGCTGTCAATCCCTCTCACCAGCACCAGGGTTATGGGCGCATACTCATCGACTTCGTGGCCATGCGCCATGCAGGCGAGTATGACATCCTGCAAGTGGGGACAGGCGACAGTCCGCTCACCGTGCCGTTTTACGAGCGATGCGGCTTCGAGCGCTCTCATGTGGTCGAAGGATTCTTCACGGAAAACTACGACCATCCCATATTCGAGGGCGGTGTTCGGCTTGTCGACATGGTCTATCTGCGCAAGCGTTTGTAGATGGAGCTTGGGTTTACCGTGCGGCGGTTCCTCTTATCCTTTCGCGCCTGTCCTAATCCGGCTAAGAGTATTTACAATGACTCCATGGCCACGACCAAAGGAGCGCTACCTGTGTCCAAATCCTTGACCGACATGTCCCTTGAGGAGCTCTGGCAGCTCTTTCCCATCGAGCTCGTGGAGCATCGGGATTGCTGGGCTGGCTGGTATCGAGAGGAGGCCTCCGCGCTCGATGGCATCCTGTCTCCGGGCCTGCCGCATGCAATCCACCACATCGGTAGCACGGCAATCGATGGCATCTGGGCAAAACCCATCGTCGACATTCTCGTCGAGCTACCCGATGATGCGGCCATCGAATCCGCCAAGGCACGGCTTGCAGCCCATGGCTACCTGGCCATGGCCGACCGCGACCTCAACAAGGGCTACACGCCGGAAGGCTTCGCCGAGCGGGTTTTCCACGTCCACTTGCGCATTGCCGGCGACAATGATGAGCTTTACTTCCGCGATTATCTCAACGCCCATCCCGATGTCGCCCAAGAGTACGAGCGCCTCAAGCTC
This genomic window contains:
- a CDS encoding GNAT family N-acetyltransferase — encoded protein: MLIREEHGDRRRHLPLLLLADEQESMVDRYLDEGTMYVLEVDGVVVGECVVNDVGNGVLEIKNIAVNPSHQHQGYGRILIDFVAMRHAGEYDILQVGTGDSPLTVPFYERCGFERSHVVEGFFTENYDHPIFEGGVRLVDMVYLRKRL
- a CDS encoding GrpB family protein; the encoded protein is MSKSLTDMSLEELWQLFPIELVEHRDCWAGWYREEASALDGILSPGLPHAIHHIGSTAIDGIWAKPIVDILVELPDDAAIESAKARLAAHGYLAMADRDLNKGYTPEGFAERVFHVHLRIAGDNDELYFRDYLNAHPDVAQEYERLKLSLWKEFEHDRDGYTQAKAAFVRKHTDLAKAEHSSGTDVLPC